The Candidatus Caldatribacterium sp. genome contains the following window.
CACAGGGTCTGGCAATGTTCGCAACGAGGGCTCGGGAGCTTGGGGTGCGGGACAGAGAAGCGGATGTGTTTGTTCTTGAAGCCCTTTTCAGTACGGTAACAAATGTGGATTTTGATCCTGAGCGAATCAAAATGTACCTTGAAAAGGCTTACGAAATAAAGGAAAGGCTCAAGAACCTCTACTTTGAGGCGTGCACAAAAAATGGCAAGACCCCTGAGAACCTCTCTGGGCCTGCTCAGTGGGTTCCTGCGGGTGACCTCAACGGGCTCATCCGTCAGGGAGAGGAAGTTACCCTTGAGAAGGACATCGGACGTCTCGGAGAAACCCTTGCCGGAGCAAAGCACCTCATCCTCTATGGTTTAAAGGGAATGGCGGCGTATGCGGATCACGCACAAATTCTTGGCGTTGAGGATGACGATGTTTATGCTTTCTTCCACAGGACCCTGGATTTTCTCACTCAAGAAAGCTTTACCCTTGAGGAGCTCCTCGCCACGGCTCTCAAGGTTGGAGAGTACAACCTTAAAGTAATGGAACTCCTCGATCGGGCTCACACTACGACATATGGACATCCCGTGCCAACCCCTGTTCGAGTGACGCCGGTGAAAGGAAAGGCTATTGTTGTCTCGGGGCACGACCTGAAGGATTTGGAGGAACTTCTCAAGCAAACCGAAGGGACGGGAATCAATGTCTACACTCATGGAGAAATGCTTCCTGCCCATGGGTATCCTGGTCTCAAGAAGTATCCACATCTTGTGGGGAACTATGGAAGCGCCTGGCAGAATCAGCAGAAGGAGTTCGATGCTTTCCCTGGGGCCATTCTCATGACGACGAACTGTCTCCAAAAGCCCAAAGAAAGCTACAAGCACCGCATCTTCACAAGTGGCCTTGTGGCCTGGCCTGGAGTAGTGCACATTAAAAACCGCGATTTTTCCCCAGTTATAGAGGCTGCTTTGAAGGAAGAGGGATTCAAAGAGGATGAGCCGGAAAAGACCATCCTTGTGGGGTTTGCAAGGAATGCGGTGTTGAGTGTCGCTGATAAGGTTCTCGACCTTGTCAAGCAGGGGAAAATCCGGCATTTCTTCCTCATTGGTGGGTGTGACGGAGCAAAGCCTGGGCGAGATTACTATACCCAGTTTGCTCAAGCAGTACCTCAGGACTGCATCATTCTCACCCTTGCTTGCGGCAAGTACCGCTTCAACAAGCTCGAGTTTGGAAGTATTGAGGGAATCCCTCGACTCCTGGATGTCGGCCAGTGCAACGATGCGTACTCAGCT
Protein-coding sequences here:
- the hcp gene encoding hydroxylamine reductase; protein product: MFCYQCEQTAKGTGCTSFGVCGKDPETAALQDLLVYATQGLAMFATRARELGVRDREADVFVLEALFSTVTNVDFDPERIKMYLEKAYEIKERLKNLYFEACTKNGKTPENLSGPAQWVPAGDLNGLIRQGEEVTLEKDIGRLGETLAGAKHLILYGLKGMAAYADHAQILGVEDDDVYAFFHRTLDFLTQESFTLEELLATALKVGEYNLKVMELLDRAHTTTYGHPVPTPVRVTPVKGKAIVVSGHDLKDLEELLKQTEGTGINVYTHGEMLPAHGYPGLKKYPHLVGNYGSAWQNQQKEFDAFPGAILMTTNCLQKPKESYKHRIFTSGLVAWPGVVHIKNRDFSPVIEAALKEEGFKEDEPEKTILVGFARNAVLSVADKVLDLVKQGKIRHFFLIGGCDGAKPGRDYYTQFAQAVPQDCIILTLACGKYRFNKLEFGSIEGIPRLLDVGQCNDAYSAIQIALGLARALNTDVNSLPLSLILSWYEQKAVAILLTLLYLGIKNMRLGPSMPAFVKEPVYRVLKEQFNLIPITTPEEDLKAILE